DNA from Mustela nigripes isolate SB6536 chromosome 14, MUSNIG.SB6536, whole genome shotgun sequence:
GCGCAGTGCCTGGTACACAAGCTTTTGATCCATGCTGGATTCCAATCTTTCTCAAACACTGCCTTTGCTTATTAGATTGTCCCCTCAGCATGGAATGCCCTAcactcctccccatccccaagtCCAAATTCAGATGTCACTGTCACTAGGAAGTATTCTGAGAAGCAGTTAtcacttctcttcttcttttttaaagattttatttatttatcagacagtgggagcaagtgagcacacaagcagggagagcagcagagggagagggagaaggctcccccctgatcaaggagccagatgcgcaactcgatcccaggaccccaggatcacgatctgagctgaaggcagttgtttgaccgactgaggcacccacaTGTCCCCTCTCTTTTGTTTAATGTCAAATATaacactttcattattttttttaccctcCAATAACTTGTAAGTGGGGGGTTTGTACCCTTCACTCCCTTCCACCTATTTTGTCCACCCTCCACGCTGCCCTCCAGAAAATACTTTCATTATTGTTTTACCATTTCAATCTCTTCAGCTCAGTCTGGTCCCAGGATCATCAGCATCGATAGTACCCAAGGCCTTGTGAGAAACACAGAATCTAGAGCGCTGCCACCCCAGGCCTATGGAATCAGAATCGACATTTTAACAAGAGCCCAGTGATTTCCATACACATTAGAACTTAAGAGACACTGGTTTAAATCTTCCCCTGGTTGAACTATAAACCTTTCTGGGGATCTCCTTCATCTGCCCCAGAGCACATCATAAGGCCTGATACccaaatgtttttaagttttatttacaattattatggatgtgatacatttttttcaaattcctgGAAGAATACCTATCATATTGTTAAAAACAGTAGACAGTGTACATTACTTTCTGTAATCCTTTCGTTTTTCACAATCACAATGTATTATCTTTACAGGTAGAAacataaaaatctggaaaaataaaagctctaatACATTCATAAAACGGTATATGTGTGTAATGGTAACTACTGTAATTGTGTTGAGCTATTTTTACAGATATGAAAAGATGGACAaactgtgttaaaaaaaagattatttaagtaACAGTGTATGTCAAAGATACTATATATGGGTCTTTTTAAATGTGCGATTATGGACATTGAAAGGGTATATATCAAAATATCTCTGATGTAGCTTGTTTCATACTTTtctaaagttacatttttttctacagttttcctatgactttttaaaaagcattaatatcacttttatagtaagaaaaaaagaaaaaaagtcatcttcattttaaaaatatctatactcTTTATTAAGCCTCTTTACATCCAGTGACCCAGATTCTTCCACAGCCCCGAAGCTGACAGGTCTGGAAGTGCCcgaccatttcacagatgaaggcACTGGGCTTCAGAAACGGAACCCTGATGGCCCGATTCTGGGTGGTCTTCTCCCACCATGCAGCTGCTCCAAGATCAGAGGAATGTGGCAAATCAGGGGCCAGCTTTGGTTAAAACCCCTGTCATTTCAGCAGTCTCCCCAGCCACTTACTCCCAGACCaggtgggtggggaagagagggacaaCTCCTCTAAGACAAAGCTCTGAGCATAATTCATGCTGCACCACCTCCCCCTGGTGGCGGGCTCTGGAAACTGAAGTTGACTTGAGGGTTCGGAGCCCCAGCAGTTGGAAAACAGGGATGCGCTGCCGGGACTTCCAGTGGTTGGGCGTGGGATTTTTCAACTCTTACAACAGTGCAAAAAGCAATACGTATCCACCAGAAACCATACTTCACATACTGAATGTGGATCTCTTCCTGGGCTGGCGGCATGCAGTGTGCACCTCTCTCATGACGCTGGGCACCAACAGGGCATGCTGCATGCCGCAGCTCAGTCAGCCCAGAGATCATAAGGGTAAACGACCGATACAGCCATGTGAAGCCCGAACAGCTGTTCTGTTTTcagtaaattacatgagatagtgaacatttcatttcatttcattgtaaaatgaaaagcccctggggcgcctgggtgcctcagtgggttaagccgctgcgttctgctcaggtcatgatcctagggtcctgggatcaagtcccacagtgggctccttgctcagcggggagcctgcttctctctctgcctctccctgccgctctgcctgcttgtgtgctctctctctgacagataaagaaataaaatcttcaaaaaaataaataaaataaaaagtccttgTGTTAAATGATTTTGCCCAAATGTAAGCTAATGTGAGTGTTCTGGGGcacatttaaggtaggctaggctaatGCTTGGTAGGTTaggggtattaaatgcatttttgacttacaGTATTTTCAATTTACAAAGGGATTATCAGGATGTAACCTCACTGTAAGTCCAGAAAGATCTGTACTGTCTTCCATCAATTATCACCTTTATTCCTTTAAATCATCAAGAATAATCACCTTCCATCAAGTAATCAGGTATGGGCACAAATACACAGAACAGGCCTGGGTGTCAACCAAGCTCAGAGCTCCGGATGGTGCCGAGGGCGGTGCCAcactcccttccctgccctctccttCCCTACTACTTCTGCGGCGGTGGCTCCTGCCCCGTTGTTCTCCTGCACCACCTttcctgcattctctctctacctccttccACTGCCGAGCATCGAAAGTGCAAGGGGTGGCCCATGTGCCCTCAGCCATGATGTCACAGGGAGGCCCCAGCATCAGAAGGCAGTCCTCAGGCTCTAGGCACTGATTTTTCAAGTATGTCAGGTTACCATGCCAGAAAGCACCAATGTCGGTCTTCAACTGTGTCCCCCTAGTCTGCTGATACACACGTGGCTTCCTTACtcttccaggaagaaggaaaccTTCAACAGGATATCTGgaataggaagagagaaaaactggCATATCACCTCTCCAGAGAACATAAAACACCCgatttataaaaaatacaggGGTACTGCAAGGGCATCTTTGTAATGCTTCTAGAGAAGTGAGACACAGACAGAACGCAGACATGGAGTAAATGAAAACCAGTACCTTGTACAAGGCTTTGGTGTTCATCTTCTGAAATTTGGTTCCAGGCCTCAGGCAAAGCTTGGATATTTGCCAAGTCTCCCCACTGGACCGAGGACAGGAGGTACTTTCTCTTTAGGTAACTTCCTTGAAGTTAAGGACTGACTGCTTGAAAAGcaaatgagggtgcctgggtggctcagtcagttaagcatctgcctttgactcagatcatgatcctgggtcctggtactgagtcccacatcaggctccctgctcagtggggattctgcctctccctctacccttccccctgctcatgatctctctctcaaataaataaataaaatcttaaaaaaaaaaaaaaaagcaaatgcaatATGCTGAAGGGGGAAAATACCCTGGGGAGAGCTACAGGAAGCTCGAGGAACGGAAGAGGGGCTATCATTCTATTTATCCAGCAGCAGAACTCACCTATGCCACCCAtctttactgagcacctcctCACTCCCAGTGCTCCAGGGCTGGAGGGATGAGACATGGCCCCAACCACCTAGGATCTCACTGCGGTGAGGGAAAAACCAGGAACTGAAAAGAGAGAATGTCAGTGACATCAAAGAGGATACCATGTGGCAGTTCAGAGGATGCATACCTCCCACTTAGAGAGCAGCAGGAAGATTCTGGCTGGTAGGAAGAGCATAATCGAAGGCACAGAAGTGGGGAAGCATGGATTGGTTTCAGCGCTGAGGAAATCCTCCAATCTGGCCGGCAAGGAACAGTGCGTAGAGCAGTAGGAAAGGTGGCTGAGAAGGCAGGTTGAACCAGAACAGGAAGAGCACTGAAGACCAAAGTGGGGTTTCTGGCCTATGAGCCATGGAAGCGGCTGAAAACTCGATGTAAATGACAGGCAGAATGAAGATGTCTGCAAGACGCAGTGAGGTCACTAGCTGGAGCTGGCTCAAAGGTAAAGCAGCCAGACAGAGAACCCCGTCAAGATGCTGCACAGACCAATGGGTCACATGAGAGGCGAGAAACTATGGAAGAGGTAGTGCAGATAGAGAAGGAAAATCCAAGAAGCACCCAGGAAACACCAAAGCACCTCACAAGTGGCTATGAGGGCATTCTTAGAACAGCACCTGGCATGGCATGTAGTCAGTGCTCAGTATTGTTGGCTgcagctctgtgaaaaacacaGGCTGATTATGTTACTCCTCTTCTCAAAACCTCTGAATAGCTTTCCATCTCACTCAGAGCAGAAGTCAAATCCTTTCAAAGACCTCCAAAGCCCTACAAAGTCTGGCCCTGTCTCTCTGACCATGTCTCCTATTATGGTCCCCCTCCTCACTCTAGTCTAGCCCAGTGGCATCCACATTATTTTCAGGACATATCAGGCACACtactaccccagggcctttgcatgtgatATTTCTTCTACCTGGGACACACTTCCCCCAAAAAACACCCGATTCTCTCCCTTGCCTTTAGGTCTTTTCTTAAATGTCACTATCTGTGAGGCCTCTCCTGACCACCCTATTTAAAATCACAACTCCACCCTCACTCCCCACTCggcctgctttatttttctctaagctCAGAGACCAAGGAGAACTGACCCCTACCATACAGTTGTATCTCgtgaaaactgaaattaaaaagacttcCTGAAGCAGCTCTGGACACTGTCTGAAACGTGTGCAAAGGATACGAATGTCGATAATGTCTCTCGATATCCTGCAACCACTCCAACATGTCAGCCACAGAAGGGCTCAGCACCGAAGCCTGCAGGACAGCATCAATGCCAATCGAGTCTGCGTGCTGCTGATAGATCTCAAACACCTGCTCCACGTGCCTGCTGACGGTGTCCCGCACCTTGAGGAGGGTGGCTCTGAGGGGAAAAGTCTCCTGTTAGACAACATCATGAGAAAGGCCTAAGGCAGGGTTCCTCAACCTCAGCACACTCACATGTCGACCTGGATGGTTCTTTGTGGTGGGAGGTTACCCTGTGCATTTAGGGCACGGAGTagcatccttggcctctaccCATTAGATGAGAGGAGCACACCACACCTCCACCTTCCCCAAGTTGTAACGATCGATAATGTCTCCAGATACTGCCAAATGTCCCAATGGAAAAACTGCTCTGCGTGCACATAACTACTGCAGACCTTAGAAAGTTACTTATTCTCAATCATGTATAAAAATGATCCATTTTGTTCACTGCATGCCCTAAGTACTTAGAACACAGAGACTAGCACATAGAATGACAAAtacaatgaatgaatcaatgaaaggGTTCTTATGAAGACTAAATGCAATAATGCTCATAAGGTGCTTAGGGAAGTGCCTAACTCACGGTCAATAGTTATTATTCCACTGGTGACTCCAAGGGACCCAGCCACCAAGAAGGCCACAACTTCCCAAAGGGCAAAGCATTCCCTAACCTATAATTGTGACTTTCAAAATGTGTGGCTTTGACTCACAGgtaaaaaattagacaaaataacGGCCCAATACTCACAAAAAAATAGGTCATCAACTGAAATAAGAGTTCACTACCTCAGAACATACTGCAACGTAATTTAATTGATGCTAATCATCTCTCTTCTAATCAACTAGAAACTAAGTCTGGTTCATCGTTATATTCCCTGGCATCCCATAGGTGCTTATTTTGTACAAATGAATATACAAAGTCCCCATAGATACCCATTTCCCCTTAGTCTACAGCACAGACTATATACACCAGAAACTTCTTTTGTTCTGGTCAAGGAAAGGCCTATGTGcagagcgtctgggtggctcagttggttaagcatttgacctatgattttggctcatgtcatgatatcatgggtcataagatggagccccaagtggggctctgtgctcagtggggaatctacttgagattctctctcttcctctgcccccgtCCCCATtggtgctctttctctaaaataaataagaaagaaagaaagaaagagcaagcctAAGTGCCAGGTCTCTTGTCTATCCtcaatatttgtaattttaaaatagagggTCTCATTTAGGCATACTAAGAGTTTAGAGACGTACTATGCCTGGCACAGAGACACCAACGTACAGCAGAACAGAATGGTGGTTGAACACTCTGGCCTTGGCGTCGGGCAAACTTGAGTTAGACTTCCAGCTttaccatttactagctgtgtgtccATAGGcaatctgagcctcagtttcctcaccagcAAAATGGGATTAAGTGAGGTTAAATCAgagatgttgaaaatattttatgtgagaATATACATAAAACCCTTAGCTCTAGCACTACTAAGTTTAAAGTACAATTCCTCCCTGCTTTTGACAAAAGAAGACTACAGAGGACTAATTCGCTTTTtcgattgcttttcttttttccactgtaactTCTACTGAGACCATCACTGTTATGCCTTACATGACAAGGGAAATGccataaaataactttttcaaagaaagattaattaagagagaaagagtctcaagcagactccgcactgggtgcagagcccagTATCGAGACTGAACTCACCCtgggagatcacgacctgagccaaaaccaagaggcggAAGGCCAgctgactgcaccatccaggtaccccatgaAATGACTTTTTGATAAGAGGTCCCATTGCAACAAATGGAAAGGAGGCAAGGCTGAGATACCTCCAAATACCGTGTTCTcaagtaaagagaaaaatactctTCTGACGGATCCCAGCTACTTATTAAACACCAAGTTTTTCAATCTTTCCGCCAAGAAGGAGCGGCATTGAATTCTTACAGCCTCTCCCCTAACTTGTCCAAGACAGTGTCGCCAGCCGCCAGCTGCTTGCGCCTCAGTCGCTCCTTTAAGTCCGGGAAGGCCCGAAGTGGAGACACATCCTCAAACCGCAGATTCTGTGCCGCCTGCAGCTGCTCCGCCAGGTTGCTGAGGGAGGCCAGGAGGGGCTGGCAGTCCCCCAGGGTGCTCTGCCACAGGCCCTGCTGCTCCTCCACCACGGGAAAGCACTTCCTCAGGGCCTCTTGCACAGCAAGCCAAGGTTGGTCTTGAGCCATCTGCcgagataaaaacagaaaggaggcGGGAAGCATTAGGGTCTTAACTCGGCAGGGGAAGTAGCGAGTGATCACCGCGCGCAGGTGAAGTTCCGCCAAACCAGGGTCTCCTCACGATGCGGGCTGTGTATCCCTTCCGACAGGACGTCCTGACGCGAGGTGCTGTCTTACCTTTAGGGGGGCTCCGGAGGCAGGGCCCGGTTTCCCACCTCCTGAAGGGTTGCCTGATCAGACCTCGGAGGCGGTTCGGTTCGCCCGCGCGGCTCGGGTAGTCTCCAGTTTCGGACTGCGGATTCCCCGGGCCGAAGCGCTGTCTCCGAACCCGTACTTCCAGAGCCGGACTCTTGTCTCCTTTCCTGGAAAGTGCCGGTCGCTTTCCCTAACCCAGCAGGAAAACTTAAAGCTAATGCCATCCAAGTCCGAGGACCCGTCTGTGCCGCCACCAGGAGCCCGCGGTCTCTCTGCGCATGCCCCCAGTACGGCTGTCGAGTCGCGAACATCTGTCGTAGACCGCAGTGCCTTCTGGGTCCTGTAGTCCTGCGTGTGCGCCGGCGGCCTGGCCGCGGAGCTTCCTTGTGATTGGATGCTGTGGGACCCTCCTAAGACGGCGACTTCTCATTGGTCAGCCTGTGGCAGTTTGAATTTGGTGGCGGCGGCCGCACGTCCGGTTAGGCACGAAgctgctccctcccctcagctGGAGCGGCGAGATCTTTCTCAACCCGTTTGGTGACCCGCAGGTACGTGCCTCGCGACACCTTTATGCTCGGGCCTTCAAAGGCAGGGCGCCCCCACTAGCTCCGTGGGGCGCCCGTCCGCCCTCTCCCGTTCCTCGGCGGCTTCCTTACTCTCCCTCCCCGACCTCGGCCGCTGACCTCCCAGTGGCTGCATCCCCTGCTCCCCGCAGTCTCCACCCAAGCGCCATGGCTCCGGCTAGGAAGGGCGGCAGTCGGGCGGCCAAGACGAACTCGGTTCGGAGCCGGAAGCTCGCTTCCTTTCTTCGGGACTTCGACCGCGAAGGTAGGGGACGGAGCCCGGGGCGGTCGCTGGGTGCCGGTGGCTTGGGGGTGCGGGCTGCAGGGTTCCAGGTCCCGTTCACCGGCCGGTGACCCGTGTTCTGTCGGCTCTGCCCTCTCGCAGTGCAAATACGATCCAAGCAAATTCAGTCGGACAGGCAGAACCTCCTCAAGGAGATGGATAACCTGTACAACATCGAGATCTTGCGGCTCCCCAAGGCGCTGCGCGAGATGAACTGGCTAGACTACTTCGGTAAGAGCCGCTGCCGTCCCCCCAGGCCTGGGCCCCGGGGCGCCTCTGTGGTCGCCTGAGTGAAGTCCTCATGATCACTTTAGGAAATTGCAGCCTAACCACTTCCCCCGCTCCTTATCTCTCTTCCCTGCTTTACCTTTGTGCATAGAACTTAACgtcatctacacacacacacacacaccccgcccagGTAGGCCAACGTCTTCTCCAAAGGAGAATTTACTGTCTagtaaatactttaggctttCTGTGCCAGAGGGTTCTCTGTTGCAGCTACTCACCTCAAGCTGTTCTAGGTCCAAAACAGCTGTAATGGATGGGCATGTAGGTGTCCAAGGAACATGTATTTAAGGACACGTGGAAATGTGAATTTTGTGTGAATTTCATGTGTCACAAAACACTCTCTCTTTATATTATACAATCATTTAAAGACGAATAAAAGAACAACTTGGTTTGTTTCCAGAGCTCAGATGGGAGGATAACCCCCAAGCAGTGCTTTCTGCATCTTATGGAAcctgtcaatttaaaaaaaaaaaaaaagagagagagagagagagagagaaaatcaaattGTGACATGCAAGGGCTCAAGTTTTTCTGGTCGGAGAAAAATTGCAACCTGTTCTCCACTCCCTCGTTAAACGTCCAAGGGCATGCAAGAGGCTATCCTTTCTGCTGGGTTACCCTTACTTTTCCTAATTATTATCTATTATATCAACTCCTTCCTGAATAGAAATGCATGTTCTGTTCAAATAATAGACATTTAATGATCTTTGACTTGCCCTTTTATTTGCATGCTTCTATAAATATTCACTGAGCATGTCTCAGTCACAGTGCTAGGGGCTGAAAGTGCTTTGGGAAATAGCACAGACCTTGCCTACCCTCAGGAACTTACAAGTTAGTAGAGGAGGGTCgttttaaaaatgcacatgttATTAGATAGTCAAAATCGTAGGTACCATAAAAGGGAAAGAGTAGAGGTCAGTAGGTACATTTATCTAGTGCTGTACGTTTATATGTGCTAGACAGGTATTGTACTGAGTGTGTTACATATGTTAACTGACTTAATGTTCACAACAAAGGTATTCATTGTTAATATTGCTCCTCTTTTACAGGTGACAGaattaaggcacagagagattagtTACTTTGCTCAGGGTCTCATAAGCTAGTGAGTAGCAGAGGGTGTTTAAACCCAAGCAATCTGTCTGGTTCAAAGCGTGAATTCTTAACAGTTCTACAGGACACTATGAGAGTTTCTAGAAGGAGGATTAACCTAACTTTATTCTACATCTAAATCTTGCACAGACCTCTTCGTTCAACACACACTGGCTGCATAACCACCCTATGCCATATTTTTGCCCAAAACTGTCTTCAAGGAGTTTAGTTCAAGGCAGCAGATGGGGGGATGCTTAAACAGCTCTGA
Protein-coding regions in this window:
- the AIRIM gene encoding AFG2-interacting ribosome maturation factor encodes the protein MAQDQPWLAVQEALRKCFPVVEEQQGLWQSTLGDCQPLLASLSNLAEQLQAAQNLRFEDVSPLRAFPDLKERLRRKQLAAGDTVLDKLGERLATLLKVRDTVSRHVEQVFEIYQQHADSIGIDAVLQASVLSPSVADMLEWLQDIERHYRHSYLKRKYLLSSVQWGDLANIQALPEAWNQISEDEHQSLVQDILLKVSFFLEE